One genomic segment of Desulfosporosinus sp. Sb-LF includes these proteins:
- a CDS encoding HAD family hydrolase has product MIQVDIPGRGTMNLEVLVLDYNGTLALDGQIFKSVRESLSRLSLFLEIHILTSDTFGTVEQQCSGLPVQVTLLESTDHTQEKADYLLQFGPREIVAIGNGANDQLMLERAHLGIAVIGFEGACMQALQSADLVVNKIEDSFGLLLVTQRLKATLRR; this is encoded by the coding sequence ATGATTCAAGTCGATATTCCAGGCCGAGGAACCATGAACTTGGAGGTGTTAGTCCTTGATTACAACGGAACATTAGCCTTAGACGGCCAAATATTTAAATCTGTAAGGGAAAGTCTCAGCCGTTTGTCTCTATTTCTGGAAATCCACATTCTAACTTCAGATACATTCGGTACCGTAGAGCAGCAGTGTTCAGGTTTGCCCGTACAGGTAACATTATTGGAAAGCACTGACCATACCCAGGAAAAAGCGGATTATCTGTTACAGTTCGGTCCCCGGGAAATTGTCGCTATTGGAAACGGAGCAAACGATCAATTAATGCTCGAAAGAGCACATTTAGGCATTGCTGTCATTGGCTTTGAGGGAGCCTGCATGCAGGCTCTCCAGTCCGCTGATTTGGTGGTGAATAAAATAGAAGATAGTTTCGGTTTGCTCTTAGTAACTCAGCGTCTCAAGGCGACTTTAAGACGCTAA
- a CDS encoding thioredoxin family protein, whose protein sequence is MDIKILGSGCSNCAKLEKVTKEVIAQLGIEAHVEKVEDMQKIMSYGVMSTPALVINGVVKLVGKVPNKARLIEILEKELNA, encoded by the coding sequence TTGGATATTAAAATCTTAGGTTCTGGGTGTTCAAATTGTGCGAAGTTAGAAAAGGTAACCAAGGAAGTCATAGCTCAGCTCGGGATTGAAGCCCACGTTGAAAAGGTCGAAGACATGCAAAAAATTATGTCCTATGGAGTTATGAGTACTCCGGCTCTCGTGATTAACGGAGTGGTTAAGCTAGTGGGGAAAGTGCCGAATAAGGCGCGCCTGATTGAAATCCTAGAAAAGGAACTGAATGCTTAA
- a CDS encoding permease — translation MLQTFAGYVAYTLIGLLPNSHMGAAVDFFIYDTIKIFLMLAIIIFFVSLIRSFFPPERTKRILSYKREYVGNILAALLGIVTPFCSCSAVPVFIGFVESGVPLGVTFSFLISSPMVNEVALIMLWGMFGWQIAAIYIATGITVAIVGGLVIGKLKLEHLVEEYVYNIKMGETELAALTWRERVEYAWEYVVDILKKVWLYVIIGIAIGGVMHGYAPADFLVKYAGKDNLFAVPLAVLIGVPLYSNAAGIIPIVHVLMEKGMALGTVLAFMMAVTALSLPEMIILRKVLKPKLLGTFVGIMTVAIIFVGFLFNWIFA, via the coding sequence ATGCTCCAAACGTTTGCTGGCTATGTAGCGTACACACTGATTGGTCTTTTACCGAACAGTCATATGGGTGCCGCTGTTGACTTTTTTATCTATGATACGATCAAGATCTTTTTAATGTTGGCGATTATCATCTTTTTTGTTTCACTGATCCGCAGCTTTTTTCCCCCGGAACGCACTAAGAGGATTTTGAGCTATAAACGAGAATATGTTGGGAATATCCTTGCAGCCCTGTTGGGAATCGTGACTCCGTTTTGTTCCTGCTCCGCAGTGCCAGTCTTCATCGGCTTTGTAGAATCGGGAGTGCCTCTAGGGGTTACCTTTTCCTTCCTTATATCCTCACCGATGGTGAACGAAGTAGCTTTGATCATGCTCTGGGGAATGTTTGGTTGGCAGATCGCAGCGATTTACATTGCTACTGGGATTACCGTCGCCATTGTAGGCGGGTTGGTGATTGGAAAACTTAAACTAGAACATCTGGTGGAGGAGTATGTTTACAATATAAAAATGGGCGAAACTGAATTAGCTGCCTTAACTTGGAGGGAAAGGGTAGAGTATGCCTGGGAATACGTTGTGGATATTCTGAAAAAGGTCTGGCTGTATGTCATTATTGGGATAGCCATAGGTGGCGTAATGCATGGTTATGCACCTGCTGATTTCCTAGTTAAATATGCTGGAAAGGATAACCTATTTGCCGTTCCTCTAGCAGTGCTCATTGGGGTGCCTCTCTACTCCAATGCAGCTGGGATCATTCCAATTGTCCATGTGCTGATGGAAAAGGGAATGGCTTTAGGTACGGTTCTTGCTTTTATGATGGCCGTGACGGCCTTAAGTTTGCCGGAAATGATTATTTTACGCAAAGTTTTAAAACCAAAACTGCTCGGCACTTTTGTTGGAATCATGACGGTAGCGATCATTTTCGTGGGTTTTTTGTTTAATTGGATATTTGCCTAG
- a CDS encoding metalloregulator ArsR/SmtB family transcription factor, whose protein sequence is MKSDFFKALAHPTRVRILERLAKNGEEVCVCELIEDLGIEQSNLSQHLSILRKQQIITSTKVGLKVMYRVKYPEVLTILEKVQKILAQHFQEGEALMRHLTDR, encoded by the coding sequence ATGAAGAGTGATTTTTTTAAGGCCTTAGCGCACCCTACCCGGGTACGTATTCTCGAACGACTGGCGAAGAATGGCGAAGAAGTCTGTGTTTGTGAGCTAATCGAGGATTTGGGAATCGAACAGTCGAATTTATCTCAACACTTGAGCATTTTGCGCAAACAACAAATTATTACATCTACAAAAGTGGGCTTAAAAGTCATGTACCGTGTCAAATACCCTGAAGTATTAACCATTCTGGAGAAGGTCCAGAAGATTCTTGCCCAACATTTTCAAGAAGGGGAAGCTTTGATGAGACATCTTACTGATCGCTAA
- a CDS encoding radical SAM protein codes for MKDVVDIIYHPSPSIERLYLELTNRCNLSCEMCYRQNWQEPLGDMSSDVLSSIAGEVTAFPDLKEIILGGIGEPTIADNFRQAVELFAPKYEVTVTTNGTTLNDQMIEFLISRGVARIALSVDSTDVLAFDAIRHQNVQGILESTRHIADLQVMGKPEIIWEFVAMKSTLPFLRETVRQAAKLGVNRIFVTHVLPMRQEMITETLYYPTLFPETDRIFREAFLMGLAKGIDVVLPQSKLRTERYCKFVETQSAVVRWDGQVSPCYRFLHSYPEYVFGRYKQIEAHSFGSLRERSLLEIWTSTEFMSYRYNVTTGGYPSCTDCEFVNGCDMVFRTDMDCLGNAPSCGDCLWGRGITVCP; via the coding sequence ATGAAAGATGTGGTTGACATAATCTATCATCCTTCGCCATCAATAGAACGCCTTTATTTGGAGTTAACCAATCGCTGTAATTTATCTTGTGAAATGTGTTACCGCCAGAACTGGCAAGAACCCTTGGGTGATATGTCGAGCGATGTTCTGAGTTCTATTGCGGGTGAGGTAACTGCATTTCCAGATCTTAAGGAAATAATTCTGGGCGGGATTGGTGAGCCGACGATTGCGGATAATTTTCGTCAAGCGGTGGAGCTATTCGCTCCAAAGTATGAAGTTACCGTGACGACGAACGGTACTACATTGAACGACCAGATGATAGAATTCTTAATTTCTCGTGGCGTGGCTCGGATCGCCCTGTCTGTTGATTCGACCGATGTACTGGCCTTCGACGCAATCCGGCATCAAAATGTACAAGGAATCTTAGAGAGCACACGTCATATAGCTGACCTGCAGGTGATGGGGAAACCAGAGATTATATGGGAATTTGTAGCCATGAAGAGCACGCTTCCCTTTTTGCGGGAGACCGTGCGTCAGGCCGCGAAACTGGGAGTTAATCGGATCTTTGTTACCCATGTTTTGCCGATGCGGCAAGAGATGATTACGGAAACCCTTTATTACCCCACGTTATTTCCTGAGACCGATCGAATCTTTCGAGAGGCTTTTTTAATGGGATTGGCCAAAGGGATTGATGTAGTTTTACCTCAAAGTAAGTTAAGAACAGAACGGTATTGCAAGTTTGTGGAAACTCAAAGTGCTGTTGTACGCTGGGATGGTCAGGTTTCTCCCTGTTATCGGTTTTTGCATTCTTATCCAGAGTATGTGTTTGGAAGATATAAGCAGATTGAGGCCCATAGTTTTGGTTCACTTAGGGAACGATCATTGCTCGAAATCTGGACGTCAACTGAGTTTATGAGTTATCGTTACAATGTGACAACCGGAGGGTATCCTTCGTGTACGGATTGTGAGTTTGTTAATGGTTGCGATATGGTTTTCCGGACTGACATGGATTGCTTAGGTAATGCTCCCTCGTGTGGAGATTGTCTGTGGGGACGGGGTATAACCGTTTGTCCATGA
- a CDS encoding C4-dicarboxylate ABC transporter, with translation MLASPATLSLPQISQRPSIARQFGTNWFTVVMGIGIVAALTYTSPIPLPGQHSIGIGFFLLTNIAFATALGLWLWRWIRHTDEALRDFSDPNKILFYGALAMGINVIGNDYLVIGTHLFTPTTAILISKSIWLCGVVISLFTIVTVPYLLFVSHQVSLDETHASWLIPVVPPIVAAATGANLIPYWNSLTWQFSFSILILAMFGMTFFLFIMISSLYYSRLVYGGKIAGGFAPSVWIEIGPIGMTMTIFSTLPLVTQPIFGAWNSGFHALGIIFAVSMWGVGIWWIIIASLYSLLHLTDKKSKIPYSLGWWGYVFPLGSFTTGTYALNHLIGHSFFAIAGLIQFVVLAGLFSLVFTKTMIGVCDGSLLHWRSPRLHLVSQKADDRRLGNSAHGNPFTVG, from the coding sequence ATGTTAGCATCCCCAGCAACCCTATCACTTCCGCAAATCAGTCAACGCCCTTCTATTGCACGTCAGTTTGGCACTAATTGGTTCACCGTCGTCATGGGAATTGGCATTGTTGCCGCCCTAACCTATACTTCGCCCATTCCCTTACCTGGGCAGCACTCAATAGGCATAGGTTTTTTCCTTTTAACTAACATAGCCTTTGCAACAGCTCTTGGCTTATGGTTGTGGCGTTGGATCCGCCACACTGACGAAGCTCTAAGGGATTTTTCTGATCCGAACAAGATTCTTTTTTATGGTGCCTTGGCGATGGGCATCAATGTGATTGGGAATGACTACCTTGTGATCGGGACACATCTCTTTACTCCAACAACCGCCATCTTGATCAGTAAAAGCATCTGGCTTTGTGGTGTCGTTATTTCCCTGTTTACCATCGTTACAGTACCCTATTTGCTCTTTGTTTCCCACCAAGTCTCCCTTGATGAAACCCATGCTAGCTGGCTTATTCCAGTGGTCCCCCCCATCGTGGCCGCAGCCACCGGTGCTAATCTCATCCCCTATTGGAATTCCTTAACTTGGCAGTTTTCCTTTTCCATCCTCATTTTGGCTATGTTCGGCATGACCTTTTTCCTATTTATAATGATCAGTAGTCTATATTATTCTAGGCTTGTTTATGGAGGTAAAATCGCTGGAGGGTTTGCCCCGAGCGTTTGGATCGAAATCGGACCCATTGGAATGACCATGACTATTTTTAGCACCCTTCCCCTTGTCACTCAGCCCATCTTTGGTGCATGGAACTCCGGATTTCACGCGCTAGGTATCATCTTCGCCGTTTCCATGTGGGGAGTGGGTATCTGGTGGATCATCATTGCCAGCCTTTACTCTCTGCTGCATCTTACCGACAAAAAGAGCAAAATCCCCTACAGCCTTGGCTGGTGGGGTTACGTCTTCCCACTCGGTAGTTTTACCACTGGGACCTACGCCTTGAACCATCTCATAGGGCATTCATTCTTTGCCATCGCCGGATTGATACAGTTTGTTGTTTTGGCAGGGCTCTTTAGCCTTGTCTTTACCAAAACTATGATTGGCGTGTGTGATGGTTCATTACTGCATTGGCGATCTCCACGTCTACATCTGGTTTCACAAAAAGCTGATGACAGACGTTTGGGCAACTCGGCACATGGTAATCCATTCACGGTTGGATGA
- a CDS encoding selenium metabolism-associated LysR family transcriptional regulator, translated as MIADPLKIFVTVVEHKNFSRAAEELYLSQPSVSLQIRNLENELGTKLINRSPKHLELTQSGEIFYGYAKQILHLHDKAKQEIDQLTNVVTGALKVGASYTIGEYILPFVLAEFAAQFPNVDIEASIANTEEMIQAVRANHLDLALVEGEVNYSDLDIRPIMEDEIILVVPNQHALARLPVVTAEHLQDQVWILREGGSGTRAFSDKLIKDWGINVKKTYIFGSGQAVKQAVMAGLGIALVSSWIVRKELNAQELTEIKIQGKRLTRSFSLINPKNHEMSKAMEVFTEQLFSHDLLT; from the coding sequence ATGATCGCTGATCCCTTGAAAATCTTTGTGACTGTAGTCGAGCATAAGAATTTCTCTCGTGCTGCAGAAGAACTTTATTTGTCCCAGCCTAGTGTTAGTTTGCAAATTCGTAATTTAGAAAATGAACTTGGCACAAAACTCATTAATCGTTCGCCAAAACACCTGGAACTCACTCAATCGGGTGAGATTTTTTACGGATATGCCAAGCAGATATTGCATTTGCATGATAAGGCCAAACAGGAAATCGACCAGCTGACAAATGTCGTTACAGGGGCCCTAAAAGTCGGGGCAAGCTATACTATTGGGGAGTATATATTACCCTTTGTCTTAGCTGAGTTTGCGGCTCAATTTCCGAATGTGGACATTGAAGCATCCATCGCTAATACCGAAGAGATGATCCAAGCAGTTCGGGCAAACCACTTGGACCTTGCCTTGGTGGAAGGGGAGGTTAATTATTCGGACCTTGATATCCGCCCCATTATGGAGGATGAGATTATTTTAGTGGTGCCTAACCAACATGCCTTGGCTAGACTTCCTGTCGTTACAGCAGAGCATCTTCAGGACCAAGTATGGATTCTCAGAGAAGGCGGTTCTGGGACTCGCGCCTTCAGCGACAAGCTTATCAAAGATTGGGGAATCAACGTCAAAAAAACTTATATCTTTGGCAGTGGTCAGGCCGTAAAGCAGGCCGTCATGGCCGGTCTGGGGATTGCCCTTGTTTCATCTTGGATCGTACGCAAAGAATTGAACGCGCAAGAACTGACGGAGATCAAGATACAGGGTAAGCGATTAACACGTTCTTTCTCGTTAATCAACCCCAAGAATCATGAAATGTCCAAGGCAATGGAAGTTTTCACGGAGCAACTTTTCTCTCATGACTTACTTACTTAG
- the crcB gene encoding fluoride efflux transporter CrcB produces the protein MQNVIVIALGGALGALSRYGLGVWISNKWNQGFPLHTFLINISGAFLLGFLNILFIERLTISPLWRLGIGVGFLGAYTTFSTFGFEVISLLEGGSFFTAGLYTILSVIVGFTGVAFGVGLARLL, from the coding sequence ATGCAAAACGTAATTGTCATTGCCCTTGGCGGCGCGCTTGGAGCCCTGTCTCGTTATGGACTCGGGGTGTGGATTTCGAATAAGTGGAACCAAGGATTCCCCTTACACACATTTCTGATCAATATAAGCGGCGCCTTTCTCTTAGGGTTCTTAAATATCTTATTCATTGAACGATTAACCATCAGCCCCCTTTGGCGCCTGGGAATCGGTGTCGGTTTCTTAGGGGCTTATACGACGTTTTCTACATTCGGTTTTGAAGTGATTTCCTTACTGGAAGGTGGGAGTTTCTTTACGGCAGGTTTATACACCATACTTAGCGTTATCGTAGGGTTCACCGGCGTGGCCTTTGGCGTAGGTTTAGCTCGATTACTCTAA
- a CDS encoding DUF190 domain-containing protein: MVGKAKLLKVYVGENERHKNKPLYQYLVHWLKEQGIIGVTVLRGIEGYGEDKILRSARLLELSSDLPIILEIVDTEEKINSIVPEVSKLVPKGLVYTVNIEVHKGSSLDGITPS, encoded by the coding sequence ATGGTCGGCAAGGCAAAGTTACTTAAAGTCTACGTTGGCGAAAACGAACGACACAAAAACAAGCCACTATACCAATATTTAGTTCATTGGCTAAAAGAACAAGGGATCATCGGTGTCACCGTCTTGAGGGGAATTGAGGGCTATGGCGAAGATAAAATTTTGCGTTCTGCCCGACTATTAGAGTTGTCCTCAGACTTACCCATCATTTTGGAGATTGTCGATACAGAAGAAAAAATTAATTCTATCGTACCAGAAGTATCTAAGCTGGTCCCCAAAGGATTGGTGTACACGGTTAACATCGAAGTTCATAAAGGAAGCTCTCTCGATGGAATTACTCCCTCTTAA
- a CDS encoding homocysteine synthase produces MTEERQLGFETISLHGGQSPDSATNSRAVPIYQTSSFVFNDTDHAANLFALKEPGNIYSRIMNPTQDVFEQRIALLEGGVGALATASGQAAITYAILNIAQAGDEIVASSSLYGGTYTLFAYTFAKLGIKVHFVDGDKPEEFRSKITDKTKALYTETIGNPQINVADLEEIARIAHENGLPLIVDNTFASPYLCRPIEHGADVVVHSATKFIGGHGTSIGGIIIDSGKFDWSNGKFPELSQPDPSYHGIVYTEACGNASYITKARVSLLRDTGAALSPFNSFLFLQGLETLPLRMERHIENAQKVAEFLDQHEFVTWVNYPGLAKSSYHTLAKKYLPRGAGAIFTFGVKGGLIEGEKFINSLKLFSHLANVGDAKSLVIHPSSTTHQQLNEESQRAAGISPDMIRLSIGLESINDLLYDLDQALLASQKS; encoded by the coding sequence ATGACTGAAGAACGTCAACTAGGTTTCGAAACTATTTCCTTACATGGAGGTCAAAGCCCTGATTCCGCAACCAATTCCCGTGCCGTCCCAATCTACCAGACGTCCTCCTTTGTATTCAACGACACCGACCATGCCGCCAATCTATTTGCCCTAAAAGAGCCTGGCAATATTTATAGCCGGATCATGAATCCCACACAAGACGTCTTTGAACAACGCATAGCACTTCTTGAAGGGGGCGTCGGAGCACTCGCTACCGCGTCAGGGCAAGCTGCTATCACGTATGCTATTTTAAACATCGCTCAGGCTGGGGACGAAATTGTCGCCTCGAGCTCCCTTTATGGCGGCACGTACACTTTGTTCGCCTATACATTTGCAAAGCTCGGCATCAAAGTTCACTTTGTCGATGGCGACAAACCTGAAGAATTCCGATCCAAAATCACGGACAAAACAAAAGCCCTGTATACCGAAACCATCGGGAATCCTCAAATTAATGTTGCCGATCTCGAGGAAATTGCCCGTATCGCTCACGAAAACGGACTCCCTCTCATAGTAGACAATACATTTGCGTCACCCTACTTATGTCGACCTATTGAACACGGAGCCGATGTTGTCGTTCATTCTGCCACTAAATTCATTGGTGGGCATGGTACTTCTATCGGCGGGATCATTATTGATTCTGGAAAGTTCGACTGGAGCAATGGCAAATTCCCAGAACTCAGCCAACCTGATCCCAGCTACCATGGCATTGTCTATACTGAAGCCTGCGGCAATGCTTCCTATATCACCAAAGCAAGAGTATCCCTCCTACGCGATACTGGGGCAGCACTCTCCCCGTTCAATTCTTTCTTGTTTTTGCAAGGGTTAGAAACGCTTCCCTTACGCATGGAACGCCATATCGAAAACGCCCAAAAGGTAGCAGAATTTCTCGACCAGCATGAGTTCGTCACTTGGGTTAACTATCCGGGCCTAGCAAAGAGCTCGTATCATACACTAGCTAAAAAGTACCTACCTAGAGGTGCGGGCGCAATCTTTACCTTTGGTGTCAAAGGCGGACTTATTGAAGGAGAAAAGTTCATTAACAGTCTAAAGTTATTTTCTCACCTGGCGAATGTCGGGGATGCTAAATCCCTCGTCATACATCCTTCAAGCACAACCCATCAACAGCTAAATGAAGAATCTCAGCGCGCTGCAGGTATATCGCCCGATATGATCCGCCTCTCCATAGGCTTAGAATCGATCAACGATCTTCTATATGATTTGGATCAAGCCCTACTGGCCAGTCAGAAAAGCTAA
- the metA gene encoding homoserine O-succinyltransferase, protein MPIKIPEHLPAMEILSQENIFVMGEERAFHQDIRPLKIVILNLMPRKETTETQLLRLLGNSPLQVDIVLLHIESHLSKNTAQEHMDSFYKSFDDIKGQKFDGMIITGAPVEHLDFEGITYWKEFQAIMDWTKTHVTSTLHICWGAQAGLYHHYGIPKYPLAEKMFGIFKHDVNKRGLNGMQLLRGFDDEFYVPHSRHTEIKRRDLDKHSELEILSESDEAGIYIVVSKDGRQVFVTGHSEYDTLTLKEEYDRDIAKGLFIALPKDYFPNNDPTQTPIHKWRSHTNLLFQNWLNYYVYQETPYDLGGR, encoded by the coding sequence ATGCCAATTAAAATTCCTGAACATTTACCCGCTATGGAAATACTAAGTCAAGAAAACATCTTTGTAATGGGAGAAGAGCGCGCCTTTCACCAGGATATACGTCCTTTGAAAATCGTGATCCTCAATCTAATGCCGCGCAAAGAAACAACCGAAACACAGCTTTTGCGACTGCTAGGAAACTCTCCCTTGCAAGTCGACATTGTGCTCTTGCATATTGAAAGCCATCTTTCTAAAAATACGGCCCAGGAACACATGGATTCCTTCTATAAAAGTTTTGATGACATTAAGGGCCAAAAGTTTGACGGGATGATTATCACTGGGGCACCCGTAGAACACCTAGACTTCGAGGGAATCACCTATTGGAAAGAATTTCAGGCCATCATGGACTGGACAAAAACTCATGTAACCTCTACTTTACACATCTGTTGGGGTGCTCAAGCTGGGCTATATCATCATTACGGCATCCCCAAATATCCTCTCGCTGAAAAAATGTTCGGTATTTTTAAACACGATGTGAATAAACGAGGCTTAAACGGCATGCAACTCCTCCGTGGTTTTGACGATGAATTCTATGTCCCCCACTCACGTCATACAGAAATTAAGCGCCGCGACCTTGATAAGCACTCTGAATTAGAGATTTTATCGGAGTCTGACGAGGCAGGAATTTACATTGTGGTGTCTAAAGACGGCCGTCAAGTATTCGTAACAGGGCATTCAGAATATGATACCTTAACCTTAAAAGAGGAATATGACCGAGACATTGCCAAAGGGCTTTTTATTGCTCTTCCGAAAGACTATTTTCCGAACAATGACCCCACTCAAACCCCTATCCACAAGTGGCGTTCTCATACTAACCTACTCTTTCAAAACTGGTTGAATTACTACGTCTATCAAGAGACTCCCTACGACTTAGGCGGCCGTTAA
- the cooS gene encoding anaerobic carbon-monoxide dehydrogenase catalytic subunit, translating into MSETVLEKTEGRVSYHDSVEEMLIRIREDGMSNVFDRWTQQEKIRCRFCLEGLSCQQCSQGPCRISEKSGHDKGVCGIGPDAMAMRKLLLQNIMGAGTYSHHAYEAFRTLKSTGEGKTPFKITDTNKLKWMCETLGINTNQDINQMAIQLADVLNDQMNIGTDEPNLMVEAFAPKKRKKVWKDLHIYPAGVVHEEQNSVASCLTNVDGDYVSLALKALRLGLATIYNAQIGLEMTQDILFGTPTPHEVNVDLGIMDPDYINIVFNGHQPWAGAAAIEKARMPEVQARAKAAGAKGLRVVGSIETGQELLQRFEVDDVFVGLMGNWLSIEPLLATGTVDVMAMEENCSPPAIDMYAEKYQITLVSVSTIIGVPGLQHKMPYHPGEIEGVVEQLFNLGIENFKKRHGKITAQVPRITQKAIAGFSTEAVLGALGNKLDPLVDVIASGKIKGIVALANCSTLRNGPQDWNTVNLTKELIKKDILVVAGGCGNHALEVAGLCNLDAINMAGKGLAEVCGALKIPPVLSFGTCTDTGRISMLVTALADHLDVDIPQLPIAVTAPEWMEQKATIDGVFAVAYGAYTHLSPTPFVTGAPQLVKLLTQDVEGLTGGKVALGDDPVQVANDIEAHIMLKRKGLGLS; encoded by the coding sequence ATGTCAGAAACTGTACTGGAGAAAACAGAAGGCCGGGTAAGCTATCATGATTCTGTGGAAGAGATGTTGATACGAATCCGTGAAGATGGTATGTCCAATGTCTTTGATCGCTGGACTCAACAAGAGAAAATTCGCTGTAGATTTTGCTTAGAAGGCTTAAGCTGTCAACAGTGTTCCCAAGGGCCCTGCCGAATTAGTGAGAAGAGTGGGCATGATAAGGGGGTCTGTGGAATCGGGCCGGATGCGATGGCTATGAGAAAATTGCTTCTCCAAAATATCATGGGAGCGGGTACCTATAGTCACCATGCTTATGAGGCTTTTAGAACCTTAAAGTCAACTGGAGAAGGGAAGACACCTTTCAAAATTACCGATACTAATAAACTAAAATGGATGTGTGAAACGCTTGGAATCAATACCAATCAGGATATTAATCAGATGGCAATTCAATTGGCAGATGTCCTCAATGATCAAATGAATATTGGAACGGACGAGCCCAATCTCATGGTCGAAGCCTTTGCCCCGAAGAAACGGAAAAAAGTTTGGAAGGATCTACATATCTATCCGGCCGGCGTGGTTCATGAAGAACAGAATTCGGTGGCGAGCTGTTTGACCAATGTCGATGGAGATTATGTTTCTTTAGCACTCAAAGCCTTGCGTTTGGGGTTGGCTACCATCTATAATGCTCAGATTGGGCTTGAAATGACCCAGGATATTTTGTTTGGTACTCCTACACCTCATGAAGTTAACGTCGATTTAGGGATTATGGACCCTGATTACATCAATATTGTCTTTAACGGCCATCAGCCTTGGGCTGGCGCAGCAGCGATCGAAAAGGCAAGAATGCCTGAAGTTCAAGCGAGAGCGAAAGCAGCTGGGGCTAAAGGCCTTAGAGTAGTCGGTTCTATTGAAACGGGACAAGAGTTGCTTCAAAGATTTGAAGTAGATGATGTGTTCGTTGGTTTAATGGGAAATTGGCTAAGTATAGAGCCCCTTCTGGCGACTGGCACAGTGGATGTCATGGCGATGGAAGAAAACTGTTCGCCACCCGCTATTGACATGTATGCCGAGAAATATCAAATAACGTTGGTTAGCGTTAGCACGATTATCGGGGTTCCAGGACTTCAGCATAAGATGCCCTACCATCCGGGTGAAATCGAAGGAGTGGTAGAACAGCTCTTCAATTTAGGCATTGAAAACTTCAAGAAACGGCATGGAAAAATTACTGCTCAGGTTCCAAGAATCACCCAAAAGGCGATTGCGGGATTTTCCACAGAAGCCGTTCTGGGAGCACTGGGCAATAAACTAGACCCGCTTGTTGATGTCATTGCTTCTGGAAAGATTAAAGGGATTGTCGCTTTAGCGAACTGTTCCACCTTGAGAAATGGCCCTCAGGATTGGAACACGGTAAACCTTACGAAAGAACTTATTAAGAAGGATATCTTGGTTGTAGCTGGTGGCTGCGGAAACCATGCGTTAGAAGTGGCGGGGCTTTGTAACCTCGATGCCATTAATATGGCAGGCAAGGGTTTAGCAGAAGTATGCGGAGCCTTGAAGATTCCGCCTGTCTTAAGTTTTGGCACATGTACGGATACTGGCAGAATCTCCATGCTCGTAACAGCCTTGGCGGATCATCTGGATGTGGATATTCCTCAATTGCCGATTGCTGTAACCGCACCCGAATGGATGGAGCAAAAGGCCACGATCGATGGAGTTTTCGCTGTAGCTTATGGAGCATACACTCATTTATCTCCGACCCCCTTTGTAACTGGTGCGCCTCAACTGGTCAAGCTATTAACTCAAGATGTGGAAGGATTGACTGGCGGGAAGGTCGCACTCGGCGATGATCCTGTTCAAGTTGCTAATGATATTGAAGCCCATATCATGCTCAAAAGGAAGGGCTTAGGACTCAGCTGA